One segment of Leptospirillum ferrooxidans C2-3 DNA contains the following:
- a CDS encoding caspase family protein gives MITIFLVSATLCGSSPPVSMAEGIHSEATSPHTSPKEQYRMAMEYEKGTFGPPDLRMAIYWLFRSARSGYAPAEAELGFLFDRGKGVSRDSAQSAHWYFLAAQKGNPRAETNLAWDYEHGSGVSKDPGQAFSWYKKAAEKGYPRAENNLGTLYSKGLGVSKNDRKAFSWYRKAARQNYAIAQTNLGIIYSNGMGVQKDHDKSLYWLRRAADLGNRKAQEMLGETIAPEAFSPFVSSIHEKPEPIDHKPKVVLANSPETNPPDVDHPPLTEQEHPDDFALVIGVENYPDGLPSAEFALNDARSVFRMMLSLGIPADHIRQLSEGTATRSRIRSALGWIHRNANRNSTIWVYYSGHGTEDPKGDPYLVPFDSDPSDIDHTAYSMKELFRSLALMKSRRIVVALDSCFSGAGARSIMPEGLRPLKVTRRSGLLDSHGGNEHFAFFSASGADQEAGVFRKARHGLFTYYFLRGMEGGAARGGHITVSELALYLKKHVSRMASLQNRDQTPALTPLPTGAKSDFRLR, from the coding sequence ATGATCACGATTTTCCTTGTCTCGGCCACCCTCTGTGGCTCTTCGCCTCCCGTCTCCATGGCAGAAGGGATCCATTCGGAAGCGACCTCACCCCATACCTCCCCCAAAGAACAATACCGGATGGCCATGGAATACGAAAAAGGCACATTCGGCCCGCCGGATCTCAGGATGGCCATCTACTGGCTTTTCCGTTCGGCCCGCTCGGGCTATGCGCCGGCTGAGGCGGAGCTCGGTTTCCTTTTTGACAGGGGGAAGGGGGTTTCCCGGGATTCTGCACAGTCCGCTCATTGGTATTTTCTGGCAGCCCAAAAAGGAAATCCAAGAGCCGAAACCAATCTGGCATGGGACTACGAACATGGATCAGGGGTTTCCAAAGATCCTGGACAGGCATTTTCCTGGTACAAGAAAGCTGCAGAAAAGGGTTATCCCAGAGCGGAAAATAATCTTGGAACGCTTTACTCAAAAGGTCTGGGTGTTTCAAAAAACGATCGGAAGGCGTTTTCCTGGTACCGGAAAGCCGCACGCCAAAACTATGCCATTGCCCAAACGAATCTGGGAATCATCTATTCCAATGGAATGGGGGTTCAAAAAGACCACGACAAGTCTCTCTATTGGCTCAGGAGAGCTGCCGATCTGGGAAACAGGAAAGCCCAGGAAATGTTGGGTGAAACCATCGCACCGGAGGCATTTTCTCCTTTTGTCTCCTCCATTCATGAAAAGCCGGAACCAATCGACCACAAGCCCAAAGTGGTCCTGGCAAATTCTCCGGAAACCAATCCTCCTGATGTTGACCACCCTCCCTTAACCGAACAGGAACATCCGGATGACTTTGCACTTGTCATTGGAGTCGAAAACTATCCGGACGGACTACCTTCAGCCGAATTTGCACTGAACGATGCGCGAAGTGTTTTCCGCATGATGCTTTCATTGGGAATCCCTGCCGATCATATCCGACAACTTTCCGAAGGAACGGCAACCCGTTCCAGAATCCGGAGTGCCCTTGGGTGGATCCACCGCAATGCCAACAGGAACTCTACCATCTGGGTCTACTATTCCGGACATGGAACCGAGGACCCAAAGGGGGATCCCTATCTTGTCCCTTTCGACTCGGATCCGTCCGACATTGATCACACCGCCTATTCAATGAAAGAGCTTTTCAGAAGTTTGGCCCTGATGAAGTCCCGCAGGATCGTTGTGGCCCTCGACTCCTGCTTTTCCGGTGCGGGAGCGAGATCCATCATGCCGGAAGGGCTCCGACCGCTAAAGGTCACCCGAAGATCCGGTCTTCTGGATTCACACGGTGGAAATGAGCACTTCGCCTTTTTCTCGGCTTCCGGAGCAGACCAGGAAGCAGGCGTTTTCAGGAAAGCCAGACATGGACTTTTTACCTATTACTTTCTTCGTGGCATGGAAGGGGGGGCCGCCAGGGGCGGACATATCACTGTTTCCGAGCTTGCCCTCTATCTGAAAAAACATGTTTCCCGGATGGCCAGTCTTCAAAATCGGGATCAGACCCCTGCTCTGACCCCGCTACCGACAGGAGCCAAATCAGACTTCAGGCTTCGATAG
- a CDS encoding HNH endonuclease domain-containing protein has protein sequence MLLPASATVDVSKLSRIFSNVTNSYKFLFFQALLHTIKSISPNMAGSGVKIDLLSLVSSMIDTARPLLEEYRLSFGVQDRMSDILKSMIDEKAGNREMEKLKRYVPFRLLAPFFEDALCGVVDHQKNALISRHSNESFWSPNPPLYRVDPGNGFLVLHPVWVRYIQENFPIVKDWFQFQWLSYLQDRNLAVPNLKHKIDPDEARKSIPKPYKEYWNDLLRDRDVRCLYTGSLLKPGNYALDHYIPYSYVAHNELWNLVPSRMEANSSKNDRLAAEDSIRSFLDTQYLGICFHKRVFQQETFSKVAESYMTGLKIERRRILEKSVFQERLREVILNLRDCAKLTGFPDGWSYREDEDRTARSH, from the coding sequence ATGCTCTTGCCCGCTTCGGCAACGGTGGATGTCTCCAAGCTTTCAAGAATCTTCAGTAATGTGACCAACTCCTATAAATTTCTGTTTTTCCAGGCTTTGCTCCACACAATCAAATCGATTTCTCCAAATATGGCAGGCTCTGGAGTCAAGATCGACCTACTCTCTCTGGTCTCCAGCATGATAGACACGGCAAGGCCCCTTCTGGAGGAGTATCGGCTTTCATTCGGAGTTCAGGACAGGATGTCTGACATTCTCAAAAGCATGATCGATGAAAAGGCCGGGAACAGAGAAATGGAGAAGCTCAAGCGTTACGTTCCATTTCGTCTTTTGGCACCATTTTTCGAAGATGCGCTTTGCGGGGTAGTGGATCATCAGAAAAACGCACTGATTTCAAGGCATTCCAATGAGTCATTCTGGAGTCCCAATCCACCATTGTACAGGGTGGATCCCGGAAACGGGTTTCTTGTCCTGCACCCTGTATGGGTTAGGTATATCCAGGAAAACTTTCCGATCGTCAAGGACTGGTTCCAGTTTCAGTGGCTATCCTATCTGCAGGACAGGAATCTTGCGGTTCCAAACCTTAAGCACAAGATCGACCCTGATGAAGCCAGGAAATCCATTCCAAAGCCCTACAAGGAGTATTGGAATGATCTCCTTCGTGATAGGGATGTTCGGTGCCTCTATACAGGATCTCTGTTAAAACCCGGAAACTATGCGCTTGATCACTACATTCCCTACTCCTATGTCGCTCACAACGAATTATGGAATCTGGTCCCTTCCAGGATGGAGGCGAATTCGTCAAAAAATGACCGGCTTGCTGCGGAGGATTCCATCAGGAGCTTTTTGGACACTCAATACCTTGGAATCTGTTTTCATAAAAGAGTCTTCCAGCAAGAAACTTTTTCGAAAGTTGCGGAAAGTTATATGACCGGGCTGAAAATCGAGAGGAGACGGATCCTGGAGAAGTCGGTTTTTCAGGAACGGCTCCGGGAAGTGATCCTTAATCTGAGGGATTGTGCAAAACTCACCGGTTTTCCGGATGGTTGGTCCTATCGTGAAGATGAGGACAGAACTGCCCGATCCCATTGA
- the ettA gene encoding energy-dependent translational throttle protein EttA, producing the protein MAQYVFTMNRVGKVVPPKRQILKDISLSFFPGAKIGVLGLNGSGKSTVLKIMAGIDTDILGEATPMPNIKIGYLPQEPELDPEMNVRDAVEQALGEVFDAHKKLEELYAAYGDPDNDFDALALEQGRLEAIIATSDGHNLNQKMEIAGDALRLPPWEAKIGHLSGGEKRRVALCRLLLSSPDMLLLDEPTNHLDAESVDWLEQFLHEFPGTVVAVTHDRYFLDNVAEWILELDRGQGIPWKGNYSSWLEQKESRLEAESKQESARMKAMKQELLWVRQNAKGRQAKSKARMARFDELSSKDYQARNETQEIFIPVGERLGDSVIEFKGVSKGYGDRLLIDNLSFSIPPGAIVGIIGPNGAGKSTLFRMITGKEKPDSGEVLIGKSVKLAHVDQSREMLSGNRTVFEEIANGSEVIKVGSYETPSRAYIGRFNFKGPDQQKIVGTLSGGERGRLHLAKTLMSGGNVLLLDEPSNDLDVETLRALEDALLEFAGCVLVISHDRWFLDRIATHILSFEGDSTVSFFDGNYQEYEADKKKRLGAEGAKPKRLRYKPISR; encoded by the coding sequence ATGGCACAATACGTTTTCACAATGAATCGGGTTGGCAAGGTTGTTCCTCCAAAACGTCAGATCTTAAAAGATATTTCCCTGAGTTTTTTCCCTGGAGCCAAGATTGGTGTCCTGGGGTTGAACGGATCCGGAAAATCGACCGTACTCAAGATTATGGCTGGAATCGACACCGATATTCTTGGCGAAGCCACGCCGATGCCCAATATCAAGATCGGGTATTTGCCCCAGGAGCCGGAACTTGATCCCGAAATGAACGTTCGGGACGCTGTTGAGCAGGCCTTGGGGGAGGTGTTCGATGCCCACAAGAAGCTTGAGGAGCTTTATGCGGCCTATGGCGATCCCGATAATGATTTTGACGCGCTCGCATTGGAACAGGGCCGGCTTGAGGCGATAATCGCCACTTCTGATGGCCACAATCTGAACCAGAAGATGGAAATCGCGGGGGATGCTCTGAGACTGCCCCCCTGGGAGGCGAAAATCGGACATCTTTCCGGAGGGGAAAAACGTCGTGTCGCCTTGTGTCGCCTTTTGCTGTCTAGCCCTGACATGCTCCTTCTCGATGAACCCACGAATCATCTCGATGCGGAGTCTGTCGATTGGCTTGAGCAGTTTCTTCATGAGTTTCCGGGAACCGTGGTTGCTGTTACCCATGACCGCTATTTTCTGGACAATGTCGCGGAATGGATCCTTGAGCTTGATCGTGGACAGGGTATTCCATGGAAGGGAAACTACAGTTCATGGCTTGAACAGAAAGAGAGTCGTCTTGAGGCCGAGTCAAAGCAGGAGTCGGCAAGGATGAAAGCGATGAAGCAGGAGCTTTTGTGGGTCCGGCAAAATGCCAAGGGTCGACAGGCGAAATCCAAAGCCAGAATGGCCCGTTTTGACGAGCTCAGCTCAAAGGACTATCAGGCCAGGAATGAAACCCAGGAGATTTTTATTCCCGTCGGGGAGAGGCTTGGTGACAGCGTCATCGAATTCAAGGGGGTCTCGAAGGGGTACGGAGACAGGCTTTTGATCGATAATCTGTCCTTTTCCATTCCACCCGGAGCCATCGTTGGCATCATCGGTCCAAATGGTGCCGGAAAATCAACCCTTTTCAGGATGATCACCGGAAAAGAAAAACCGGATTCGGGGGAGGTGCTCATTGGAAAGAGCGTGAAGCTTGCCCACGTTGACCAGTCCCGGGAAATGCTTTCCGGCAATCGGACGGTCTTTGAGGAGATTGCGAACGGCTCAGAGGTCATCAAGGTGGGAAGCTACGAAACACCCTCCCGTGCCTATATCGGCCGATTCAACTTCAAGGGGCCGGATCAGCAGAAGATCGTGGGCACCCTTTCCGGTGGAGAAAGGGGAAGACTCCATCTTGCCAAGACATTGATGTCGGGGGGCAATGTCCTTTTGCTGGATGAACCTTCAAATGATCTGGATGTTGAAACATTGCGGGCTCTGGAAGACGCACTTCTGGAGTTTGCGGGTTGTGTCCTCGTGATTTCCCATGACCGGTGGTTCCTTGACCGGATCGCAACGCATATTCTCTCTTTTGAAGGGGATTCTACGGTATCCTTCTTTGACGGGAACTATCAAGAATACGAAGCCGACAAGAAAAAACGCCTCGGAGCCGAAGGGGCAAAACCCAAACGTCTCAGATACAAGCCAATCAGCCGGTAA
- a CDS encoding MerC domain-containing protein: protein MDNKNLKKSSGVRSNEPQSSGIMAVGAALMTFVAVSCCAGVPALLSFIGTIGLGVLIKKHLLFPLMLASLMMGSWGAFLSYRNHQNGWFLAGYLLCALGIPMGMKFYHPLMYAGLAGLLLLTGSELFRRRKKTAFCG from the coding sequence ATGGACAACAAAAATTTGAAAAAATCCTCAGGTGTTCGGAGCAATGAACCACAGTCATCGGGCATAATGGCAGTGGGTGCCGCCCTGATGACATTTGTTGCAGTATCGTGTTGTGCCGGAGTTCCTGCCCTTCTTTCATTTATCGGAACCATTGGACTGGGAGTCCTGATCAAGAAGCATCTTCTTTTTCCTTTGATGCTGGCTTCCCTGATGATGGGTTCCTGGGGGGCTTTCCTTTCCTACCGGAACCACCAGAACGGTTGGTTTCTGGCGGGATACCTTTTATGCGCACTGGGGATTCCGATGGGAATGAAGTTCTATCATCCGTTGATGTATGCCGGTCTCGCGGGTCTTTTGCTTCTGACGGGTAGCGAGCTATTTCGAAGGCGTAAAAAGACGGCGTTTTGCGGATAA
- the merA gene encoding mercury(II) reductase: MEKIAFRVEEMTCDHCALTIEKTLLKNPNVISARVSYARGAGEIEVKEPASFEELQKEVHEEGYELFPGDPASFGGPDVSSDTSLRHIVIIGAGSGAFAAALRASELGARVTLVERGTIGGTCVNVGCVPSKILIRQAHHVHQSMCPPFEGIRPTTPEFSAPLLKKQREGRVLELREEKYSRLLRDLPNVTFIEGTASFQSETVVLVRKKDGSEESLVADRILVATGSRPHVPEIPGLAGAPFWTSTEALFSNDVPKEMIILGGGFVALEIGQAMQRLGSRVTIIDRNPQILKRMDADIGKSLQTYLAGEGIRFLLNAKVLGVEFENGKFTLQLDGMTVEGDGCLVATGRTPNTFGLSLEKAGVITTQNGSIVVNDRLETNVPGIFAVGDCTNLPKFVYVSAASGTRAAINMMGKETANLDLSVLPEVIFTDPQVAVVGLSEADALSRGMEVDVRTVSLDQVPRALANFDTRGWVKMVAEKKTGRLIGVQVLAPEGGEVIQTAAMAIAGGRTVREIGDQFFPYLTMVESLKLCAQSFYKDVKQLSCCAG; the protein is encoded by the coding sequence ATGGAAAAGATTGCTTTTCGTGTTGAGGAAATGACCTGTGACCATTGTGCTTTGACCATCGAGAAAACGCTTCTCAAAAATCCCAATGTCATTTCAGCCCGAGTCTCTTATGCCAGGGGAGCAGGTGAGATTGAAGTCAAGGAGCCGGCGTCCTTCGAAGAGCTTCAAAAAGAGGTCCATGAGGAAGGGTATGAACTTTTTCCGGGTGATCCGGCTTCATTTGGCGGCCCGGACGTTTCTTCCGACACATCCTTGCGGCATATCGTCATCATCGGAGCCGGATCAGGGGCCTTTGCCGCAGCCCTCCGAGCCTCCGAGCTGGGCGCTCGGGTCACTCTCGTGGAACGGGGGACGATTGGCGGAACTTGTGTCAATGTCGGATGTGTTCCTTCGAAGATATTGATCCGTCAGGCACATCATGTCCATCAGTCCATGTGTCCTCCTTTTGAGGGCATTCGGCCGACAACGCCGGAGTTTTCAGCCCCTCTTCTGAAGAAACAGCGAGAAGGGAGAGTGCTCGAGCTTCGGGAAGAAAAATACAGCCGTCTTCTGAGGGATCTTCCAAATGTCACCTTCATCGAGGGAACGGCCTCTTTTCAAAGTGAGACAGTTGTTCTTGTCCGGAAAAAGGACGGGAGTGAAGAGTCTCTGGTGGCGGATCGTATCCTTGTGGCAACAGGAAGTCGTCCCCATGTTCCGGAGATTCCCGGACTCGCCGGAGCCCCTTTCTGGACTTCGACCGAAGCCTTGTTTTCAAATGATGTACCAAAGGAGATGATCATTCTGGGCGGTGGATTTGTGGCGCTTGAAATCGGGCAGGCCATGCAGCGTCTCGGGAGCCGCGTGACGATTATCGACCGGAATCCGCAAATCCTGAAACGGATGGATGCGGACATCGGCAAAAGTCTCCAGACTTACCTCGCTGGTGAGGGGATCCGTTTTCTGTTGAACGCAAAGGTTCTTGGTGTCGAGTTTGAGAACGGAAAGTTTACTCTCCAATTGGATGGGATGACGGTTGAGGGAGATGGCTGCCTGGTTGCGACAGGGCGGACACCGAATACTTTTGGACTGTCTCTTGAAAAGGCTGGGGTGATCACCACACAGAATGGGTCGATCGTTGTCAATGATCGATTGGAAACGAATGTTCCTGGTATATTTGCTGTTGGGGACTGCACCAATCTTCCAAAGTTCGTTTATGTGTCGGCAGCCTCCGGAACCCGGGCCGCGATCAATATGATGGGAAAAGAGACTGCCAATCTGGACCTTTCGGTTCTTCCCGAAGTCATTTTCACAGATCCGCAGGTGGCTGTGGTCGGCCTCTCCGAGGCGGATGCTCTTTCGCGAGGAATGGAAGTCGATGTCCGGACAGTTTCCCTGGATCAGGTTCCAAGGGCACTTGCCAATTTCGATACGAGAGGATGGGTCAAAATGGTAGCGGAGAAAAAAACCGGCCGTTTGATTGGAGTCCAGGTGTTGGCTCCGGAAGGGGGAGAAGTCATCCAGACGGCCGCAATGGCGATTGCTGGCGGGAGGACAGTCCGGGAGATTGGAGACCAGTTTTTCCCCTATTTGACAATGGTGGAAAGCCTGAAGCTCTGTGCCCAGTCTTTTTACAAGGATGTCAAACAGCTTTCATGCTGTGCGGGATAG
- a CDS encoding MerR family transcriptional regulator has translation MTHLPIGKVARLSGVSIDTIRFYERNGLIPDPPRRESGYRDYPEETVFRLKFIKNAKEIGFTLAEIRELLGLRTTKETNCESVQKMAEEKIRVVKEKIRNLEGIQVALEKLLESCREPGHTSECPILDVLEKHNV, from the coding sequence ATGACCCATCTTCCGATCGGAAAGGTCGCAAGACTTTCCGGTGTCAGCATCGATACCATCCGCTTTTATGAGAGAAACGGATTGATCCCGGATCCCCCGCGAAGGGAGTCGGGATACCGGGACTATCCGGAGGAAACGGTCTTCCGGCTGAAGTTTATCAAGAATGCGAAGGAGATTGGCTTCACCCTCGCGGAAATTCGGGAGCTTCTTGGGCTTCGGACAACAAAGGAAACCAATTGCGAATCGGTGCAGAAGATGGCTGAGGAGAAAATCCGGGTGGTGAAGGAGAAAATCCGGAATCTCGAAGGGATCCAGGTGGCTCTTGAGAAACTTCTGGAAAGTTGCCGGGAACCGGGTCATACATCCGAATGCCCCATTCTGGACGTTTTGGAAAAACATAACGTCTGA
- a CDS encoding tetratricopeptide repeat protein: MGGSDKKAGRVPAFLIIALLGSLTGALFSVGNGFAEESSGSAPSDHDWKTINNSIAKRKFSLAEQQIGNYIKFHPKRREAYTLGARIARKIHQPGKGIAILDKGISQYPDDKTLLRLKAELLMEQGNMSRSRTILNRLSRDPTLSQKEKEKVTEDKKTLEVLVLSTPPLETFDQNINFQEPVPPPFQSPSTYEMENSDYHIHIQNVDIGYSGGSSIGTGITAETPLLKDTVHFQAGTNLYVGSASGQTSGLESYLFAGVDGQGPDGLQYLLDAGDVFAGNQVNAGLYGHLDLPLGRLRIDGQGWYQLPWSGYGQAILEGALQSGGLLNATVSLIPNLSLSGEYEYTYDTLGGSQTPFGINHNTMVAVDWNFLKKPDLHLVAGYDTQSFTPFIPNATNLVPVLLSSNFGFAGLSTLDQLGRYVVLNGQLGGVVGTFDTPGPLAGLQADIGASVQANEHLEFYANLSYESLAAAYVGAVTTMMFGINVWL, encoded by the coding sequence ATGGGCGGATCTGACAAAAAGGCCGGGAGAGTCCCGGCCTTTCTCATCATTGCCCTTCTGGGCTCCCTGACCGGAGCCCTTTTTAGTGTTGGCAACGGTTTCGCTGAAGAATCATCCGGGTCAGCCCCTTCGGATCATGACTGGAAGACGATCAACAACAGTATTGCCAAAAGAAAATTTTCCCTGGCAGAGCAACAGATTGGCAACTACATCAAATTTCATCCCAAAAGACGCGAGGCATATACACTTGGAGCCCGTATCGCCCGGAAAATCCATCAACCCGGAAAGGGGATTGCCATTCTGGACAAGGGAATCAGTCAATATCCCGATGACAAGACTCTTCTCAGGCTGAAAGCGGAGCTTCTGATGGAACAGGGAAACATGTCCCGCTCCAGAACAATCCTGAACCGGCTTTCCAGAGATCCGACACTGTCCCAAAAAGAAAAGGAAAAGGTCACCGAAGACAAAAAAACGCTTGAGGTCCTTGTGCTGTCAACCCCGCCCCTTGAAACCTTTGACCAGAACATCAACTTTCAGGAACCGGTTCCCCCTCCATTCCAGTCACCATCCACCTACGAGATGGAAAATTCGGATTACCATATCCACATCCAGAATGTCGACATCGGATATTCGGGTGGTTCCTCCATCGGAACCGGGATCACCGCAGAAACACCCCTTTTGAAAGATACTGTCCATTTTCAGGCGGGGACCAATCTTTACGTGGGATCGGCATCAGGACAGACCAGCGGCCTTGAGTCCTACCTTTTTGCCGGTGTGGACGGGCAGGGACCGGATGGACTCCAGTACCTTCTTGATGCAGGGGATGTCTTCGCAGGCAATCAGGTCAATGCCGGACTTTACGGACACCTTGACCTTCCGCTCGGAAGGCTAAGGATCGATGGACAAGGGTGGTATCAACTTCCCTGGAGCGGATACGGACAAGCCATCCTCGAAGGCGCACTCCAGTCCGGAGGGCTTCTGAACGCGACTGTTTCCCTGATTCCGAACCTGTCCCTGTCAGGAGAGTACGAATACACCTACGACACTCTGGGCGGAAGTCAGACACCCTTTGGAATCAATCACAACACAATGGTCGCGGTCGACTGGAACTTTCTGAAAAAACCAGATCTTCATCTCGTCGCGGGATATGATACGCAGTCCTTCACACCTTTTATCCCGAACGCAACCAATCTGGTGCCCGTCCTTCTGTCGTCAAATTTTGGGTTTGCCGGACTTTCAACACTCGACCAGCTGGGTCGTTATGTGGTTTTAAATGGACAGCTGGGAGGAGTTGTGGGGACATTCGACACTCCAGGGCCACTCGCAGGCCTTCAGGCCGACATCGGCGCATCGGTCCAGGCCAATGAACATCTGGAGTTTTATGCCAATCTGTCTTACGAGTCCCTGGCCGCTGCCTATGTGGGTGCCGTGACCACCATGATGTTCGGAATCAACGTCTGGCTTTAG
- a CDS encoding metallophosphoesterase family protein, producing the protein MFRFVHAADIHLDSPLRGLSGQEGDNARRIRKATREAFENLVTRSIEEKVDFMILSGDLYDGDWKDYQTGLFFVAQMGRLSSEDIPVFLVYGNHDAASQMTRSLNLPPNVNLFGTHHAHTFLIPDLSVAIHGMSFRQRDVTDNLVPGFPDPVPDMFNIGVLHTGLGGLGGHANYAPCSSGELIAKGYDYWALGHVHQGQVINRTPYIVFPGNLQGRHIRETGPKGACIISVNEGAVADLGLLAVDVVRWEVLTVNAGPEDSFSDIINRIREEIRTVSGEMDGRLLACRILIEGKTKIHFQLESSREPLLAEARSAALSLGSSVAWVERVVVQTEPMGIGVDEKEETSFMDLAQILGKAKDDPELLKMMESQLGELVQTLPYDLRIDNEDIALKSAIDREYGELLSPVIRFLLADIREQGQKS; encoded by the coding sequence ATGTTTCGTTTTGTACATGCCGCGGATATCCACCTTGACAGTCCCCTCAGAGGGTTGTCGGGACAGGAGGGAGACAATGCAAGACGCATCCGGAAGGCAACTCGGGAAGCCTTTGAAAATCTTGTGACCCGGTCGATTGAAGAGAAGGTGGATTTTATGATCCTGTCCGGAGATCTCTATGACGGAGACTGGAAGGATTATCAGACCGGACTCTTTTTCGTTGCCCAGATGGGCAGGCTTTCCTCTGAAGATATTCCTGTTTTTCTGGTTTATGGAAATCATGATGCGGCAAGCCAGATGACCCGAAGCCTCAACCTTCCCCCGAATGTCAATCTCTTTGGAACCCATCATGCCCATACGTTTCTGATCCCGGACCTGTCTGTCGCCATTCATGGAATGAGCTTCCGACAAAGGGATGTGACGGACAATCTGGTTCCGGGATTTCCCGATCCGGTTCCGGATATGTTCAACATCGGTGTCTTGCACACGGGACTTGGAGGTTTGGGTGGCCATGCCAATTATGCACCCTGCAGCTCCGGGGAACTGATTGCCAAGGGCTATGACTACTGGGCCTTGGGCCATGTGCATCAGGGACAGGTGATCAACCGGACCCCCTATATCGTTTTTCCGGGAAATTTACAGGGGAGACATATTCGCGAGACGGGGCCAAAAGGGGCCTGCATCATCTCCGTCAATGAAGGCGCTGTCGCTGATCTTGGCCTTCTGGCGGTCGATGTTGTCCGATGGGAAGTCCTGACTGTCAATGCCGGTCCGGAAGACTCCTTTTCCGATATCATCAACCGGATCCGCGAAGAGATCCGGACCGTATCGGGAGAGATGGATGGACGTCTTCTGGCTTGCAGGATCCTGATTGAGGGAAAGACAAAAATCCACTTCCAGCTGGAGTCATCGAGGGAGCCACTCCTGGCCGAAGCACGCTCCGCCGCCCTGTCCCTTGGATCGTCCGTGGCCTGGGTGGAGCGGGTTGTCGTCCAAACTGAGCCAATGGGGATCGGTGTTGATGAAAAGGAAGAGACGTCTTTCATGGATCTGGCGCAGATTCTCGGGAAGGCGAAGGACGATCCGGAGCTTTTGAAGATGATGGAATCTCAGTTGGGTGAATTGGTCCAGACGCTGCCGTATGACCTCCGGATCGATAATGAAGATATCGCATTGAAATCTGCCATTGACAGGGAATATGGGGAACTCCTGTCACCTGTCATCAGATTTTTATTGGCCGATATCCGTGAGCAGGGTCAGAAATCATGA